One stretch of Carettochelys insculpta isolate YL-2023 chromosome 20, ASM3395843v1, whole genome shotgun sequence DNA includes these proteins:
- the PIRT gene encoding phosphoinositide-interacting protein produces the protein MSSAMEAHPKGLDGSEKSPEAKDLLPSHTASTLCISSRSESVWTSAPRSKWEIYQKPIVVVSVGGAIFLFGVVVTSLSCFIEANKVVYKMCGPAFLSLGLMLLVCGFVWIPVIRKKQRLRQKSRFLQSIKSFFFNR, from the coding sequence atgTCCAGCGCCATGGAGGCCCACCCCAAGGGCCTGGATGGGAGTGAAAAGTCCCCTGAAGCCAAGGACCTGCTCCCTAGCCACACGGCCAGCACGCTGTGCATCAGCTCCAGGAGCGAGTCCGTCTGGACCAGCGCACCCAGGAGTAAATGGGAGATCTACCAGAAGCCCATTGTGGTGGTGTCCGTGGGAGGCGCCATCTTCCTCTTTGGGGTGGTGGTCACCAGCCTGTCCTGCTTCATAGAGGCCAATAAGGTGGTTTACAAAATGTGTGGCCCGGCtttcctgtccctggggctgATGCTTCTGGTCTGTGGCTTCGTCTGGATCCCCGTCATCCGGAAGAAGCAGCGCCTGAGACAGAAATCACGCTTCCTCCAGAGCATCAAGTCATTCTTCTTCAACCGCTGA